The following proteins come from a genomic window of Achromobacter sp. AONIH1:
- a CDS encoding FAD-binding oxidoreductase, producing the protein MSHPSGQSRTFPHYQSGSGWNAMLPARAPRVAAPPQSRFKHVVIGAGYTGLAAARRLAELQPQEPILVLDASSAGEGSAGRNSGFLINLPHNTRMSGHHSPLQIARKQIAMYQAGLDWLAQLSQQGGFDCGWDLAGKYHAAATEGGSRNLRASLAQYRDWGVAYTELDRDAMREQLGTDYYQFGYHSMNNVFVQPAALIRGLADTLPDNVWLMENNPVESVDGGGPYIVRTRNGPFSADNVILANNAFARRLGFLRSRLVTIYTYAGVTPVLDAAQQALLGQRDQWGVIPANRLGTTLRRIRGGRFMVRSAYSYEAEQPLERMAGQLRASFQRRYPQLAAHDFEYVWSGSTALTGNGASFVGEVRPGLYAAVGCNGAGVIKGTIHGRLLAERIAGQRSAMLDDLEALEKPNWLPPDPLRRIGVLTAIACQVRKAGLEK; encoded by the coding sequence ATGTCTCACCCCTCAGGGCAATCGCGGACTTTTCCCCACTACCAAAGCGGCTCGGGCTGGAACGCCATGCTGCCGGCGCGCGCGCCGCGCGTGGCCGCGCCGCCGCAGTCGCGCTTCAAGCATGTGGTCATCGGCGCCGGCTACACCGGCCTGGCGGCCGCGCGCCGGCTGGCTGAATTGCAGCCGCAGGAACCCATCCTGGTGCTGGACGCCAGCAGCGCCGGCGAAGGCTCGGCCGGACGCAACTCGGGCTTCCTGATCAACCTGCCCCACAACACGCGCATGAGCGGGCATCACAGCCCGCTGCAGATCGCGCGCAAGCAGATCGCCATGTACCAGGCCGGGCTGGACTGGCTGGCGCAGCTGTCGCAACAGGGCGGCTTCGATTGCGGCTGGGACCTGGCTGGCAAGTACCACGCCGCCGCCACCGAGGGGGGCAGCCGGAACCTGCGCGCGTCGCTGGCGCAGTATCGCGACTGGGGTGTGGCGTACACCGAGCTGGACCGCGACGCGATGCGCGAGCAGCTGGGCACGGACTACTACCAGTTCGGCTACCACTCGATGAACAACGTCTTCGTGCAGCCCGCCGCGCTGATTCGCGGACTGGCCGACACGCTGCCGGACAACGTCTGGCTGATGGAGAACAATCCGGTCGAATCGGTGGATGGCGGCGGTCCCTACATCGTGCGCACGCGCAATGGCCCGTTCAGCGCCGACAACGTGATCCTGGCCAACAATGCCTTCGCGCGGCGGCTGGGTTTCCTGCGCAGCCGGCTGGTCACCATCTACACCTACGCGGGCGTGACGCCGGTGCTGGACGCGGCGCAGCAGGCGCTGCTGGGCCAGCGCGACCAGTGGGGCGTCATTCCCGCCAACCGCCTGGGCACCACGCTGCGCCGCATCCGTGGCGGTAGGTTCATGGTGCGCAGCGCCTATTCCTACGAGGCCGAGCAACCGCTGGAGCGCATGGCCGGACAGTTGCGCGCGTCGTTCCAGCGCCGCTATCCGCAACTAGCCGCGCATGATTTCGAGTACGTGTGGAGCGGTTCCACCGCCCTGACCGGCAACGGCGCATCCTTCGTCGGCGAGGTCCGGCCCGGGCTTTACGCCGCCGTTGGCTGCAATGGCGCGGGCGTCATCAAGGGCACGATCCACGGCCGCCTGCTGGCCGAGCGCATCGCCGGCCAGCGCAGCGCCATGCTGGATGACCTGGAAGCCCTGGAGAAACCGAACTGGCTGCCGCCCGATCCGCTGCGGCGCATCGGGGTGCTGACGGCGATTGCCTGTCAGGTGAGGAAGGCGGGGTTGGAGAAGTAG
- a CDS encoding TolC family protein translates to MPSLSVRPSWPIPLPRLSWPALLLSLAGCATSSLDLAPPRADRPWTPPVDASGAIVSGPARPDSPDARYVLPANAAAGAVPQDNAIDPGHEYTLAELIDLAQSSNPRTRIAWNAARNAALATGMVKSVYLPQLAATAMTGWRHSNGSSNIGLGDSSSNSSTHGTVGVLSLQWLLFDFGGRQARVQAAEQATIAGNVALTAVHQQLVQEVSVAYHGYIAARARTVNARQGLVNAGTLLDAANARYRQGQGTVVEVAQATQNREQARLATVTADGAEQDAYLALITAMGISPLAQPRIAALPDHALSPALAQPVEQIITDALARRPDVLAAYAAEQAEQAKARAADSDFLPKVFLSASTSHTSGRSSITAVPAIGQQAGTVNLDGSRSGSSVFLGVTLPLYDGGLRAAARMQARNDAASAGERLTRAKQDATRQIVAARNALRSGIAANEAAVALLKAARVTYDAASAAYRNGVGSLTDATLAQSQMLVAQNAYADSIANARSAAAVLAVATGRVSLLDER, encoded by the coding sequence ATGCCGAGCCTGTCCGTCCGCCCATCCTGGCCAATCCCGCTGCCGCGCCTGTCCTGGCCGGCCCTGCTGTTGAGCCTGGCCGGCTGCGCCACCTCGTCGCTGGACCTGGCCCCACCGCGCGCCGACCGGCCCTGGACGCCACCCGTCGACGCCAGCGGCGCCATCGTCTCCGGCCCGGCCCGGCCCGACAGCCCCGACGCGCGCTACGTGCTGCCGGCCAACGCCGCCGCCGGCGCGGTGCCGCAAGACAACGCCATCGATCCCGGCCACGAATACACCTTGGCCGAACTCATCGACCTAGCGCAATCGTCCAATCCGCGCACCCGCATCGCCTGGAACGCGGCGCGCAACGCCGCGCTGGCCACCGGCATGGTCAAGAGCGTCTACCTGCCGCAGCTGGCCGCCACCGCCATGACGGGCTGGCGCCACAGCAACGGCTCCAGCAACATCGGCCTGGGAGACTCCTCCAGCAACAGCAGCACGCACGGCACCGTGGGCGTGCTCTCGCTGCAATGGCTGCTGTTCGACTTCGGCGGCCGGCAGGCGCGCGTGCAGGCCGCCGAACAGGCGACCATCGCCGGCAACGTCGCCCTGACCGCCGTGCACCAGCAGCTGGTCCAGGAGGTCAGCGTCGCCTACCACGGCTATATCGCGGCGCGCGCGCGCACCGTCAACGCGCGGCAGGGCCTGGTCAATGCCGGCACCCTGCTCGATGCTGCCAACGCGCGCTACCGGCAAGGCCAGGGCACCGTGGTCGAGGTGGCGCAGGCGACCCAGAACCGCGAACAGGCCCGGCTGGCCACTGTCACCGCCGACGGAGCCGAACAGGACGCTTATCTGGCGCTGATCACCGCCATGGGCATCTCGCCGCTGGCGCAGCCGCGCATCGCCGCGCTGCCCGATCACGCGCTGTCGCCCGCGCTGGCACAGCCGGTCGAACAGATCATCACCGACGCGCTGGCGCGCCGCCCCGACGTGCTGGCCGCCTACGCGGCCGAGCAGGCCGAACAGGCCAAGGCGCGCGCGGCGGACTCGGACTTCCTGCCCAAGGTCTTCCTGTCCGCGTCGACCTCGCACACCTCGGGGCGCTCGTCCATCACCGCCGTGCCCGCCATCGGCCAGCAGGCCGGCACCGTCAACCTGGACGGCAGCCGTTCCGGCTCCAGCGTCTTCCTGGGCGTGACGCTGCCGCTGTACGACGGCGGCCTGCGCGCGGCGGCGCGGATGCAGGCGCGCAACGACGCCGCCAGCGCCGGCGAACGCCTGACCCGCGCCAAACAGGACGCCACGCGCCAGATCGTCGCCGCCCGCAATGCGCTGCGCTCGGGCATCGCCGCGAACGAGGCCGCCGTCGCGCTGCTGAAAGCCGCGCGCGTCACCTACGACGCCGCGTCCGCCGCCTATCGCAACGGCGTGGGCTCGCTGACCGACGCCACGCTGGCGCAGAGCCAGATGCTGGTCGCGCAGAACGCCTACGCCGACAGCATCGCCAATGCGCGCTCGGCGGCGGCGGTGCTGGCGGTGGCGACGGGCAGGGTGTCGCTGCTGGACGAACGCTAG
- a CDS encoding putative toxin-antitoxin system toxin component, PIN family produces MIDTNLWISRLLMPGGQAAKAVDHGLAWGLPLMSEDTLTELVDVLARPKFDRYVSLADRQQFIRLLGGIVRVIPITQRITACRDPKDDKFLDIALNGDARMILTGDNDLLELHPFHGIEILKPADFLNRPAD; encoded by the coding sequence GTGATCGACACCAACCTCTGGATCAGCCGTTTGCTCATGCCCGGCGGCCAAGCCGCCAAAGCCGTGGATCACGGCCTGGCCTGGGGTCTTCCCCTCATGTCGGAAGACACGCTGACGGAATTGGTCGACGTGCTCGCACGGCCCAAGTTCGACCGCTACGTTTCTCTCGCCGACCGACAACAATTCATCCGCCTGCTGGGGGGCATTGTGCGCGTCATTCCCATCACGCAACGCATCACGGCGTGCCGAGACCCCAAGGACGACAAATTCCTGGATATCGCCCTGAACGGCGACGCACGGATGATCCTGACAGGGGACAACGATCTGCTTGAGCTGCATCCGTTCCATGGAATCGAAATTCTGAAGCCAGCCGACTTCCTGAATCGACCGGCCGATTGA
- a CDS encoding ABC transporter permease yields MNAPTRKRRPDLMLISSVSVIALLLFWEAACRLQWVDPLFLPPPSSVYARMAGMWEQGSLMSHILASARRVMVGFAAATALAIPLGIFLGTSRRARAAFDPILSFLRPLPSMSWIPLSLLWFGITETQKYSIVFMGTFAPALLYVIEATRNIDPLLIRAARNLGASGPQVMRLVILPASLPQIFSGFKVILGLSWTCVISAELVAAKEGLGFLIMNGKEFFQTDTVVLGMALISVTVLITDVVFRVIENRVLAWSR; encoded by the coding sequence CGCAAGCGGCGTCCCGACCTGATGCTGATCAGCAGCGTGTCCGTGATCGCGCTGCTGCTGTTCTGGGAGGCCGCGTGCCGCCTGCAATGGGTGGACCCGCTGTTCCTGCCTCCGCCCTCTTCCGTCTACGCCCGCATGGCGGGCATGTGGGAACAGGGTTCCCTGATGTCCCACATCCTGGCGTCCGCGCGCCGCGTGATGGTGGGGTTCGCCGCCGCCACCGCGCTGGCGATCCCGCTGGGCATTTTCCTGGGCACGTCGCGGCGCGCCCGCGCGGCCTTCGATCCGATCCTGTCCTTCCTGCGGCCGCTGCCGTCGATGAGCTGGATTCCGCTGTCGCTGCTGTGGTTCGGCATCACCGAGACGCAGAAGTACAGCATCGTCTTCATGGGCACCTTCGCGCCCGCGCTGCTGTACGTGATCGAGGCCACGCGCAATATCGATCCGCTGCTGATCCGCGCCGCGCGCAACCTGGGCGCGAGCGGGCCGCAGGTGATGCGCCTGGTGATCCTGCCGGCCAGCCTGCCGCAGATCTTCAGCGGCTTCAAGGTGATCCTGGGGCTGTCCTGGACCTGCGTGATCTCCGCCGAGCTGGTGGCGGCGAAGGAAGGGCTGGGCTTTCTGATCATGAACGGCAAGGAATTCTTCCAGACCGACACGGTGGTGCTGGGCATGGCGCTCATCAGCGTCACGGTGCTGATCACCGACGTGGTGTTCCGCGTCATCGAAAACAGGGTGCTGGCATGGTCGCGGTGA
- the mdtN gene encoding multidrug transporter subunit MdtN, translated as MKLAGTRKTPALGRLIALAIIALGVAALAYAWHRSANYPATDSAGIDADLVHIATPVGGRLVGLPVKENQRVAKGDVLLEIDPEPYRLTVQQAEADLAMARASLESRRRMLISERANSAIADEQLRRAEANHALAARTVKRLAPLAAQGYIPTQQYDQSQVTLRDAEVSLKQAQQQQAAAASTIGDEAEAQAAVQAREAALARARHSLEQTVVRAPHDGYVTGLSVLTGETVAPSQSLFTLVASDEWFAVANFRETDLAQIAIGDCATVYSMIDRGQAMRGKVVGIGAGVLDGDRVNLPHSLPLVQRSVNWVRVAQRFPVRVELEEPPAQLVRMGASAVVEIRHGPACR; from the coding sequence ATGAAACTCGCCGGCACGCGCAAGACTCCCGCCCTCGGCCGCCTGATCGCGCTGGCCATCATCGCGCTGGGCGTGGCCGCCCTGGCCTACGCCTGGCACCGCAGCGCGAACTACCCCGCCACCGACAGCGCCGGCATCGACGCCGACCTGGTCCACATCGCCACACCCGTCGGCGGCCGCCTGGTCGGCCTGCCGGTCAAGGAGAACCAGCGCGTCGCCAAGGGCGATGTGCTGCTGGAGATCGACCCCGAACCCTACCGCCTGACCGTGCAGCAGGCCGAGGCCGACCTCGCCATGGCGCGCGCCTCGCTGGAATCGCGCCGCCGCATGCTGATCTCGGAACGCGCCAATTCCGCCATCGCCGACGAACAGCTGCGCCGCGCCGAGGCCAACCACGCGCTGGCCGCGCGCACCGTCAAGCGGCTGGCGCCGCTGGCGGCACAGGGCTACATCCCGACGCAGCAATACGACCAGTCCCAAGTCACGCTGCGCGACGCCGAGGTATCGCTGAAGCAGGCCCAGCAACAGCAGGCGGCCGCCGCCAGCACCATCGGCGACGAGGCCGAGGCGCAGGCCGCCGTGCAGGCCCGCGAGGCCGCCCTGGCGCGCGCCCGCCACTCGCTGGAACAAACCGTGGTGCGCGCCCCCCACGACGGCTACGTGACCGGGCTGTCGGTGCTGACCGGCGAGACCGTCGCGCCCAGCCAGTCCCTGTTCACGCTGGTGGCGTCGGATGAATGGTTCGCCGTCGCCAACTTCCGCGAAACCGATCTGGCGCAAATTGCCATCGGCGACTGCGCCACGGTCTATTCCATGATCGACCGAGGGCAGGCCATGCGCGGCAAGGTCGTGGGCATCGGCGCCGGCGTGCTCGACGGCGACCGCGTCAACCTGCCGCATTCGCTGCCGCTGGTGCAGCGCTCGGTGAACTGGGTGCGGGTGGCGCAGCGCTTCCCGGTCCGCGTCGAACTCGAGGAGCCGCCGGCGCAGCTGGTGCGCATGGGCGCCAGCGCCGTGGTCGAGATCCGCCATGGACCGGCCTGCCGCTAG
- a CDS encoding type II toxin-antitoxin system Phd/YefM family antitoxin has translation MRTITASEARQEFADVIEAARREPVIIQRQKRDVVVVMSVDEYERLVHLNVAEFQRFSDRVGAKAQEAGMTEDVLRELLDRED, from the coding sequence ATGCGCACCATTACCGCCAGCGAAGCCAGGCAGGAATTCGCAGATGTCATCGAAGCCGCCCGCCGAGAACCCGTCATCATCCAGCGCCAAAAGCGGGATGTGGTGGTGGTCATGTCCGTGGACGAGTATGAACGCCTGGTCCATCTGAACGTGGCGGAATTCCAGCGATTCAGCGACCGGGTGGGCGCCAAGGCGCAAGAAGCCGGCATGACCGAAGACGTGCTGCGGGAATTGCTAGACCGTGAGGACTGA
- a CDS encoding ABC transporter ATP-binding protein encodes MISLEGISKSFGSFHALQGVDLEVKRGEFLVVLGASGCGKSTLLNLITGFEQPSAGRIVVNGREVRDVDPHCGMVFQQYALFPWLTVAENVAFGLKLKGVPAAERRATAQQFIEMVGLKGFEDAYPKALSGGMRQRVSIARVLANDPDVILLDEPFAALDAMTRQVLQEELTRIYERSGKTIIFITHSIDEALLLSNRMVIMSARPGRVACDIPNDLPFPRNADVQLSPRYIELKSQIWGIVQNEVMRSLQARADQ; translated from the coding sequence ATGATCTCGCTCGAAGGCATCTCCAAGTCCTTCGGCTCCTTCCATGCGCTGCAAGGCGTGGATCTGGAGGTCAAGCGCGGCGAGTTCCTGGTGGTGCTGGGCGCCTCGGGCTGCGGCAAGTCCACGCTGCTGAACCTGATCACCGGCTTCGAGCAGCCAAGCGCCGGCCGCATCGTGGTCAATGGCCGCGAGGTGCGCGACGTGGATCCGCATTGCGGCATGGTGTTCCAGCAGTACGCGCTGTTTCCCTGGCTGACGGTGGCCGAGAACGTGGCCTTCGGCCTGAAGCTCAAGGGCGTGCCGGCCGCCGAGCGCCGCGCCACCGCGCAGCAGTTCATCGAGATGGTGGGCCTGAAGGGCTTCGAGGACGCCTATCCCAAGGCGCTGTCCGGCGGCATGCGCCAGCGCGTGTCCATCGCGCGGGTGCTGGCCAACGATCCCGACGTGATACTGCTGGACGAGCCCTTCGCGGCGCTGGACGCGATGACGCGGCAGGTGCTGCAGGAAGAGCTGACGCGCATCTACGAGCGCAGCGGCAAGACCATTATCTTCATCACGCACTCCATCGACGAGGCGCTGCTGTTGTCCAACCGCATGGTCATCATGAGCGCGCGGCCGGGCCGCGTGGCTTGCGATATTCCCAACGACCTGCCCTTTCCGCGCAATGCCGACGTGCAGCTGTCGCCGCGCTACATCGAGCTGAAGTCGCAGATCTGGGGCATCGTGCAGAACGAAGTCATGCGCAGCCTGCAGGCGCGCGCCGACCAATGA
- a CDS encoding MFS transporter encodes MPAPDTSGPSPLGRPAFLHFLFARVSASLAFQIVSVAVGWQIYELSGSALDLGLIGLAQFLPMAALTLVVGHVADRYDRRKIVAICMAVEVLATLMLAVAALHGLGGKPLIYATLIIMSSARAFEAPTLSTLIPAVVPREWLPRATALSSSGGQIAQIAGPALGGVGYGLGAGWIYCVAAALYLTAFAAVASMKIDRTPPRKEPTTWHTLFAGITFIFQRRLLLGTLSLDLFAVLLGGAVALLPIYAKDILQAGPWALGALRAAPACGAMLMSLTLARLSLGNQVGRLLFSALMVFGLATTVFGLSTSIPLSIAALVVLGAADAVSVVLRSSLVQLNTPDHMLGRVSAVNTLFVSASNQLGEFESGVMAALVGAVPAVVIGGLGTVAVAGLWMWWFPELRKLRTLVPA; translated from the coding sequence ATGCCTGCCCCAGACACCTCCGGTCCCAGTCCGTTAGGACGCCCCGCCTTCCTGCATTTCCTCTTCGCGCGCGTGAGCGCGTCGCTGGCCTTCCAGATCGTCTCGGTCGCCGTGGGCTGGCAGATCTACGAACTGTCCGGCAGCGCGCTGGACCTGGGCCTGATCGGGCTGGCTCAGTTCCTGCCGATGGCGGCGCTGACGCTGGTGGTGGGCCACGTGGCCGACCGATACGACCGCCGCAAGATCGTGGCCATCTGCATGGCGGTGGAAGTGCTGGCCACGCTGATGCTGGCGGTCGCCGCGCTGCACGGCCTGGGCGGCAAGCCGCTGATCTACGCCACGCTCATCATCATGAGCTCGGCGCGCGCCTTCGAGGCGCCCACGCTGTCCACGCTGATCCCCGCCGTGGTGCCGCGCGAATGGCTGCCGCGCGCCACGGCCCTGTCCTCGTCGGGCGGGCAGATCGCGCAGATCGCCGGGCCGGCGCTGGGCGGCGTGGGCTACGGCCTGGGCGCGGGCTGGATCTACTGCGTGGCCGCCGCTCTGTACCTGACCGCCTTCGCCGCCGTCGCCAGCATGAAGATCGACAGGACGCCGCCGCGCAAGGAGCCGACCACCTGGCACACGCTGTTCGCCGGCATCACCTTCATCTTCCAGCGCCGGCTGCTGCTGGGCACGCTGTCGCTGGACCTGTTCGCCGTGCTGCTGGGCGGCGCCGTCGCGCTGCTGCCCATCTACGCCAAGGACATCCTGCAGGCCGGCCCCTGGGCGCTGGGCGCGCTGCGCGCCGCGCCCGCCTGCGGCGCCATGCTGATGTCGCTGACCCTGGCGCGGCTGAGCCTGGGCAACCAGGTCGGCCGCCTGCTGTTCAGCGCGCTGATGGTGTTCGGACTGGCCACCACGGTGTTCGGGCTGTCCACCTCCATCCCGCTGTCGATCGCCGCGCTGGTGGTGCTGGGCGCGGCCGACGCCGTCAGCGTGGTGCTGCGCTCGTCGCTGGTGCAGCTGAACACGCCCGACCACATGCTGGGCCGCGTCAGCGCCGTCAACACGCTGTTCGTCAGCGCGTCCAACCAGCTCGGCGAATTCGAGTCCGGCGTGATGGCCGCGCTGGTCGGCGCGGTGCCGGCCGTGGTGATCGGCGGACTGGGCACCGTGGCGGTGGCCGGGTTGTGGATGTGGTGGTTCCCGGAGCTGCGCAAGCTGCGCACGCTGGTTCCGGCCTGA
- a CDS encoding FUSC family protein, which produces MDRPAARPGFPRPGDLARLLAPFPGRGEMTLRLTVICALTALVASAYGTPEAALSVYIAFFLIRSDRVLSAILPAMMLLLVSVILGVILLVTTASIDYPILRVSAMALLSAGFLFLASASKLRPIGAILAMIVGFGLDQMGRVPIGEASTRMLLYAWLLVAIPAGAAIVAGLLLAPSPRRLACDRLARRLRLAAERLSGSADSTPAFALTLREGNKQILTWLKLSALEGSSSRADVAALRQAAVSSIAILGAVDVLRGEGGTGLPDALARSLAGTLEDMAAMHEQGGYPVEIDLALPSVTLPPAARAALDEMHDAIMRYAESPDAPAGATGVSDASAAGSPAAGAPAAGSPPTDASTAPTAPKRGGFFLSDAGTNPEHIAYALKTTGAAMFCYLLYTLLDWPGIHTCVITCYIVSLGSAGETVQKLRLRLAGCVIGALAGTAAIVFIVPHMDSIASLLALVSIAAALSAWIAVGPPAIAYAGFQIAFAFFLCVIQGAGPGFDLTIARDRTIGILLGNMVVYLIFTRVWPVSIAASVDRAMTALRAQWRAVAAGGAARHALAAEALAAGRDAQRQLSLTAYEPAWLRPPQAWQDARRDTLAALSATAAPLVLAAGRAPGDAALLARIDGAGLASPPSPPLPATRGDAALPALLQLMDARAARAVAGPSTEPTQEAPAHAPA; this is translated from the coding sequence ATGGACCGGCCTGCCGCTAGGCCCGGCTTCCCGCGCCCGGGCGATCTGGCGCGGCTGCTGGCGCCGTTCCCCGGACGCGGCGAGATGACGCTGCGCCTGACCGTCATCTGCGCGCTGACCGCGCTGGTCGCCAGCGCCTACGGCACGCCGGAAGCGGCGCTGTCGGTCTACATCGCCTTCTTCCTGATCCGCTCGGACCGCGTGCTCAGCGCCATCCTGCCCGCCATGATGCTGCTGCTGGTCTCGGTGATCCTGGGCGTGATCCTGCTGGTCACCACCGCCAGCATCGACTATCCCATTCTGCGCGTCTCGGCCATGGCGCTGCTGTCGGCGGGCTTCCTGTTCCTGGCCTCGGCCAGCAAGCTGCGGCCCATCGGCGCCATCCTGGCGATGATTGTCGGCTTCGGGCTGGACCAGATGGGCCGCGTGCCGATCGGCGAGGCCAGCACCCGCATGCTGCTGTATGCGTGGCTGCTGGTGGCCATCCCGGCCGGCGCGGCCATCGTCGCCGGCCTGCTGCTGGCGCCTTCGCCACGACGCCTCGCCTGTGATCGGCTGGCGCGCCGGCTGAGGCTCGCTGCCGAACGGCTGAGCGGCAGTGCGGACAGCACCCCCGCCTTCGCCCTGACCTTGCGCGAAGGCAACAAGCAGATCCTGACCTGGCTGAAGCTGTCCGCGCTGGAAGGCAGTTCAAGCCGCGCCGACGTGGCCGCGCTGCGCCAGGCCGCCGTCTCCAGCATCGCCATTCTGGGCGCCGTGGATGTGCTGCGCGGCGAGGGCGGCACCGGCCTGCCCGACGCGCTGGCGCGGTCCTTGGCCGGCACGCTGGAGGACATGGCGGCCATGCACGAACAGGGCGGCTATCCCGTCGAGATCGACCTGGCGTTGCCGTCGGTCACGCTGCCCCCGGCCGCGCGCGCCGCCCTCGATGAAATGCACGACGCCATCATGCGCTACGCGGAATCGCCGGATGCGCCCGCTGGAGCAACCGGCGTCTCCGACGCGTCTGCCGCGGGGTCGCCCGCCGCAGGGGCGCCTGCCGCAGGGTCGCCCCCCACGGATGCGTCCACCGCGCCGACCGCGCCCAAGCGCGGCGGCTTCTTCCTGTCCGACGCCGGCACCAATCCCGAACACATCGCCTACGCGCTCAAGACCACCGGCGCGGCGATGTTCTGCTACCTGCTGTACACGCTGCTCGACTGGCCCGGCATCCACACCTGCGTCATCACCTGCTACATCGTGTCGCTGGGCAGCGCCGGCGAGACCGTGCAGAAGCTGCGCCTGCGCCTGGCCGGCTGCGTGATCGGCGCGCTGGCGGGCACGGCCGCCATCGTGTTCATCGTGCCGCACATGGACTCCATCGCCTCGCTGCTGGCGCTGGTGTCCATCGCCGCCGCGCTGTCGGCCTGGATCGCGGTGGGCCCGCCGGCCATCGCCTACGCGGGCTTCCAGATCGCCTTCGCCTTCTTCCTGTGCGTCATCCAGGGCGCCGGCCCGGGCTTCGACCTGACCATCGCCCGCGACCGGACCATTGGCATCCTGCTGGGCAACATGGTGGTCTACCTGATCTTCACGCGCGTCTGGCCGGTCAGCATCGCCGCCAGCGTCGACCGCGCCATGACGGCCCTGCGCGCGCAATGGCGCGCGGTCGCGGCCGGCGGCGCGGCGCGCCATGCCCTGGCCGCCGAGGCGCTGGCCGCCGGCCGCGACGCGCAGCGACAGCTCTCGCTGACCGCCTATGAACCCGCATGGCTGCGACCGCCGCAAGCCTGGCAGGATGCCCGCCGCGACACACTGGCGGCGCTGTCCGCCACGGCCGCGCCGCTGGTCCTGGCCGCCGGCCGCGCGCCAGGCGATGCCGCGCTGCTGGCGCGGATCGACGGCGCGGGCCTGGCCAGTCCGCCATCGCCCCCCCTGCCGGCCACGCGGGGCGACGCGGCGCTGCCCGCCTTGCTTCAGCTGATGGACGCCCGGGCCGCGCGCGCCGTCGCCGGCCCGTCCACCGAACCCACCCAGGAAGCCCCGGCCCATGCCCCTGCCTAA